TGTGTGGTTTGCCGACAAGAAGGGCGGCGCCGACTGGGTGGAGTGGGGCGGCTGCGGAATGGTGCATCCGAACGTGTTGCGCGCCACCGGAATTGACCCGGATGTCTACTCCGGTTTCGCTTTCGGCATGGGTTTGGAACGAACCCTGCAGTTTCGCAACGGTATTCCCGACATGCGCGACATGGTCGAGGGCGACGTCCGATTCTCGTTGCCGTTCGGAGTGGGGGCCTGATGCGCGTACCTTACAGCTGGTTGCGCGAGGTCTTGAACGCTGGAGCTGCCGACGCCCCGGGCTGGGATGTGTCCCCGGGCGAACTTGAGCAGACGCTGTTGCGCATCGGCCACGAGGTCGAGGAGGTCATCACTCTCGGTCCTGTCGACGGCCCGCTGACCGTGGGGCGAGTGGTCGATATCGAGGAGCTGACTGGGTTCAAGAAGCCGATCCGGGCCTGCTCGGTAGACATCGGCGACCGGCAACAGCGCGAAATCGTTTGTGGTGCAGCGAATTTTGTGGTGGGAGATCTGGTTGTGGTGGCACTGCCCGGCACCACCCTGCCCGGCGGATTTGCCATCACGGCGCGCAAGACCTATGGCCGCAATTCCGACGGAATGATCTGCTCGGCAGCCGAACTCGGTTTGGCGCCGGACCATTCCGGGATCCTGGTGCTGCCGCCAGGGGCCGCCGAGCCCGGCGCCGACGGTGTGAGCGTGCTGGGCCTCGACGACGTGGTCTTTCACCTGGCCATCACCCCCGACCGCGGTTACTGCATGTCGGTGCGTGGTTTGGCCCGCGAGATCGCGTGCGCCTACGACCTGGAGTTTGTCGACCCCGCCAGCAAGCAGGTGGTGCCGCCGCTACCCGTCGAGGGCCGGGCCTGGCCGCTGACGGTGCGGCCCGAAACGGGGGTGCGGCGGTTCGCGCTGCGTCCGGTCACCGGGATCGACCCCGCCGCCGTATCGCCCTGGTGGTTGCAGCGCCGGCTGCTGCTATGTGGCATTCGCGCGACCTCCCCGGCAGTCGACGTGACCAACTACGTGATGCTCGAACTCGGCCACCCGATGCACGCCCACGACCGCAACCGGATCAACGGAGCCTTCGACGTGCGGTTCGCCCGGCCCGGCGAGACCGTCGTCACCCTCGACGACATCGAGCGCCGGCTCGACCCGGCCGATGTCCTTATCGTCGACGAGGTCGCGACCGCGGCGATCGGCGGCGTGATGGGTGCGGCAAGCACCGAAGTGCGGGCCGACTCCACCGATGTCCTACTGGAGGCGGCGGTCTGGGACCCGGCCGCGGTATCGCGCACCCAGCGGCGGCTGCATCTGCCTAGCGAGGCCGCCCGTCGTTATGAGCGTGTGGTGGACCCGGCCATCTCCGTGGCCGCTCTGGACCGGTGCGCAAGGCTACTCGCCGACATCGCGGGGGGAGTGGTGTCTGCCACCCTTACCGACTGGCGGGGCGACCCGCCGCGTGATGATTGGTCGCTGCCCCCTATCCAGATGGCCGTCGATCTGCCGGACCGCATCGCCGGGGTGGCCTATCCGCAGGGCGTGACGGCCAGGCGCCTGGCTCAGATCGGCGCTCGGGTGGCTGAAGGTGCCGAGGGCGCCGACATCTTGACCGTGACTCCACCGAGTTGGCGGCCGGATCTGCGCCAACCCGCCGACCTCGTCGAGGAGGTGCTGCGGATGGAGGGGCTGGAAGTCATCCCGTCGGTGCTGCCGTCGGCACCCGCGGGTCGTGGTCTAACGGCTAGGCAGCGGCGTCGCCGCGCGATAGGTAGGTCGCTGGCGCTGTCGGGGTATGTCGAGATCTTGCCGACACCGTTTCTACCTGCCGGTGTGTTCGAGCTGTGGGGGCTGCCGGCCGATGATCCGCGGCGCGTGACGACGCACGTGCTCAACCCGCTGGAAGCGGATCGTCCCCAACTGGCCAGCACCCTGCTGCCGGCCCTGCTGGAAGCGCTGGGGCGCAATGTGTCCCGAGGCCTGGTCGATACCGCGCTGTTTGCCGTCGCACAGGTGGTGCAGCCGACCAAGCAGACGCGTGGTGTCGGGCTGATCCCGGTCGACCGGCGGCCGACGGATGACGAGATCGCGATGTTGGACGCGTCCCTGCCCCGGCAACCCCAGCACGTCGCCGCGGTGCTGGCCGGGATGCGCGAACCGCGAGGTCCGTGGGGTCCGGGCCGACCGGCTGAAGCCGCGGACGCGTTCGAAGCGGTGCGCATCATCGCGCGCGCCAGCGGCGTGGACGTGGTCCTGCGGCCGGCCCATCATCTGCCGTGGCATCCGGGCCGGTGCGCGGAGATATTCGTCGGGGAAGCCTCCGTCGGTCACGCGGGGCAGTTGCACCCCGCAGTGCTGGAGCGCTCGGGCTTGCCGAAGGGCACCTGCGCGCTCGAGCTGAACCTGGATGCGATTCCCACCGTCGCGGCACTGCCGGCGCCCAGGGTGTCGCCGTTCCCGGCGGTGTTCCAGGACGTGAGCCTGGTGGTGTCCGCGGACGTCCCCGCTCAGGCGGTGGCCGACGCCGTTCGCGCGGGGGCAGGCGACCTGCTGGAGGACATTCAGTTGTTTGATGTCTTCACCGGCCCGCAGATCGGTGCGGAACGCAAGTCGCTGACCTTCGCGCTCCGGTTCCGCGCGCCGGATCGCACGTTGACCGAAGACGACGCGAGCGCGGCCCGCGCAGCCGCGGTGCAATGTGCGGCCGAGCGGGTCGGCGCCATCCTGCGTAGTTGAAGTAGGGCAACCACGCGTCAACGTGGAATGTGACGACGGCATTTCCGAGTGCCGCGTTCGCACCTCGCCGCGGTATTACGGGAAGCGACGGCAGATGCGGTCAGAGGTTCGGGCGACACGCCCTAAGCGCCGATTGCCTGCGCTAGCTGCGCGGGCCCGTAGTTCACCAGTGCGGGAACGATGCCACCGGCGGGCGTACCTTCGAGCGTCACGGTAACCGGCCCGATGACTGGTACCACCGCCGTAGCCTGGAAGGGCTGAAGAGGCGCGAGGATGCCCCCGACGGGAACGTGGACCGTCACCGGAATCCCCCCTGTCGCCGATGTTGGCAGAGCCAGCGGCAGCGTGGCCTCGCCATTGAGGAAGCCGTTGGCGACGTTGGCGGGAGCACCGACCAGTGCCGTAGCTGCCGCCTGCAGGTCTCCGGCCTGCACCGCGCTGATGAACGTGGTCGTGCTGTCTGCCAACGCGATCGCCGTGGTGATCGGCGAACCCACGGCATTAAGGGTCATCACCAGCGGCAATCCAAAGGTCATCACCCCGGTCAAGGTTGAAGTATCAAGCGAAAAGGCAATGTTGGTGTCCATGACCGTCGTGAGCACATTGGTGAAGTTCTGCGACGTGGCACCCGGGATGCTCAGGATGGGGAACAGGTCTCCCACCGGGCCGAGCAGCAGGATGTTCGACAAGTCACTTGCGTCTATACCACTGACGAAGAGCTTGGCCACCGCCTGTAACACGTCACTCACCGCGCCGCTGACGTTGCCTGCCGCGAGGGCTTGCAAGGCCAATTGCAGGCTCGGCGGTATGCCAGCCAGCCCAATGGCATAGTCCCTGGCGGCATCCGTAAGCGCGGTTAGGGTCAGCTGGCCGTAGCCGAACTGGTTGGCGAGGAGCTGTTGCAGGAACGGCGCCGGGTCAGCAAGCCAGGTAGTGCCGAGGTTCGCCAGGTTGGCGACCGTGTTGGCGATGAGGTTTTCGTACGGCCCAAGGATGGGAACACTGCTGCTCAGGCTGGCCGCCGCCACCGCAGCTGCACCCGGCGCACCGGCGGTCCCACCCTGGCCGAACAAAACCCCGCCGGTGCCAGCGGCACCGCCATTCCCGGGGGCCCCGGCCGGGCTGCCGGCGCCGCCGGCGCCGCCAGCTCCACCGTCACCGCCGCGACCGATCAAGGCGGCGTCGCCGCCGTGGCCGCCGTCGCCACCGGCCCCGCCGGCCTTAGTGCCGGACCCGGCGCCGCCCTCGCCGCCGGTTCCGCCGGTCCCGCCGTCGCCGACCAGTTGTCCGCCGTTGCCGCCGATTCCGCCAGCACCGCCTTTACCGCCGATGCCGTTGCCGCCACTGTGGGCCCCACCCGTGCCACCGGCGCCACCGTGCCCACCATTACCGAACGAGATGGCGGCACCGCCGGTACCTCCCATACCGCCGGTGCCGCCCTCAAGGCCATTGTCAGCGGTGCTACCACCGGCGCCGCCGTCCCCACCAGCCCCACCGTTGCCGTACGTCAATCCGCCGGTACCACCGTGACCGCCGTTACCGCCGGCACCGCCGGGACTTGCGAACAAGGTGCCAGAGTTTGCCCCACCGGTACCACCGACGCCGCCGGCACCGCCGTTGCCAAGAAGGAAAGCGTTACCAGCGTTGCCGCCGGCACCACCGACGCCGGAGCTAAATAGCGCTGCGGCCCCACCGGTGCCACCTGCCCCACCGTTCCCACCATTGCCAATGAAGCTATTGCCCGCGGCGCCGCCGGCGCCGCCGGCACCGGCGTTAGCCAATACGTTGGTAGCAGCCCCGCCGGTGCCACCTGCGCCCCCGTTCCCGCCGTTGCCGTACAGCAGCCCGCCGACGCCACCGGCCCCGCCGGCCCCGCCGGCTCCACTGGTGGCGCTGGCGAGGGAGCTACTCGTCCCACCAGTACCGCCGGTGCCACCTGCCCCACCGTCGCCGAACAAGCTGGCGTTGCCGCCAGCACCCCCGGCACCGC
The nucleotide sequence above comes from Mycobacterium decipiens. Encoded proteins:
- the pheT gene encoding phenylalanine--tRNA ligase subunit beta: MRVPYSWLREVLNAGAADAPGWDVSPGELEQTLLRIGHEVEEVITLGPVDGPLTVGRVVDIEELTGFKKPIRACSVDIGDRQQREIVCGAANFVVGDLVVVALPGTTLPGGFAITARKTYGRNSDGMICSAAELGLAPDHSGILVLPPGAAEPGADGVSVLGLDDVVFHLAITPDRGYCMSVRGLAREIACAYDLEFVDPASKQVVPPLPVEGRAWPLTVRPETGVRRFALRPVTGIDPAAVSPWWLQRRLLLCGIRATSPAVDVTNYVMLELGHPMHAHDRNRINGAFDVRFARPGETVVTLDDIERRLDPADVLIVDEVATAAIGGVMGAASTEVRADSTDVLLEAAVWDPAAVSRTQRRLHLPSEAARRYERVVDPAISVAALDRCARLLADIAGGVVSATLTDWRGDPPRDDWSLPPIQMAVDLPDRIAGVAYPQGVTARRLAQIGARVAEGAEGADILTVTPPSWRPDLRQPADLVEEVLRMEGLEVIPSVLPSAPAGRGLTARQRRRRAIGRSLALSGYVEILPTPFLPAGVFELWGLPADDPRRVTTHVLNPLEADRPQLASTLLPALLEALGRNVSRGLVDTALFAVAQVVQPTKQTRGVGLIPVDRRPTDDEIAMLDASLPRQPQHVAAVLAGMREPRGPWGPGRPAEAADAFEAVRIIARASGVDVVLRPAHHLPWHPGRCAEIFVGEASVGHAGQLHPAVLERSGLPKGTCALELNLDAIPTVAALPAPRVSPFPAVFQDVSLVVSADVPAQAVADAVRAGAGDLLEDIQLFDVFTGPQIGAERKSLTFALRFRAPDRTLTEDDASAARAAAVQCAAERVGAILRS
- a CDS encoding PE family protein, which encodes MSFLLANPDLVTAAAANLAGIRSALSEAAAAASTPTTGLAAAGADEVSAAVSRLFGAYGQQFQALNAQAAEFHAEFVSLLNGGAAAYTAAEAANASPMQALLNAVNAPAQTLLGRPLIGDGADGAAGTGSGAGGNGGPGGLLYGNGGNGGAGGPEGGAGGNGGAAGLVGNGGAGGAGGANGSGAGGAGGAGGGGGLLYGNGGAGGAGGIGSTVVGAGGAGGNALLFGNGGNGGSGPSGGAAGHAGLVYGNGGDAGAGSGLTGADAGLIGNAGAGGSSTSKAGGGGGNALFGNGGDGGSSTIAAGGSGGNTLVGNGGAGGAGGASDLTGSGLAGGAGGNVGLWGFGGAGGAGGTATSLLGVGMNAGEGGRGGNAGLLYGNGGAGGAGGTGGDTTVPLFGSGIGGAGGAGGNASLFGDGGAGGTGGTGGTSSSLASATSGAGGAGGAGGVGGLLYGNGGNGGAGGTGGAATNVLANAGAGGAGGAAGNSFIGNGGNGGAGGTGGAAALFSSGVGGAGGNAGNAFLLGNGGAGGVGGTGGANSGTLFASPGGAGGNGGHGGTGGLTYGNGGAGGDGGAGGSTADNGLEGGTGGMGGTGGAAISFGNGGHGGAGGTGGAHSGGNGIGGKGGAGGIGGNGGQLVGDGGTGGTGGEGGAGSGTKAGGAGGDGGHGGDAALIGRGGDGGAGGAGGAGSPAGAPGNGGAAGTGGVLFGQGGTAGAPGAAAVAAASLSSSVPILGPYENLIANTVANLANLGTTWLADPAPFLQQLLANQFGYGQLTLTALTDAARDYAIGLAGIPPSLQLALQALAAGNVSGAVSDVLQAVAKLFVSGIDASDLSNILLLGPVGDLFPILSIPGATSQNFTNVLTTVMDTNIAFSLDTSTLTGVMTFGLPLVMTLNAVGSPITTAIALADSTTTFISAVQAGDLQAAATALVGAPANVANGFLNGEATLPLALPTSATGGIPVTVHVPVGGILAPLQPFQATAVVPVIGPVTVTLEGTPAGGIVPALVNYGPAQLAQAIGA